Proteins encoded in a region of the Tripterygium wilfordii isolate XIE 37 chromosome 21, ASM1340144v1, whole genome shotgun sequence genome:
- the LOC119988230 gene encoding protein SAWADEE HOMEODOMAIN HOMOLOG 2-like isoform X2, whose protein sequence is MGRPPSNGGPAFRFMATEVAEMESILQEHHNSVPVREVLVSLAEKFSESAERKGKIVVQMKQVWNWFQNRRYAIRAKSSRAPLKLNVTPMSRDDSVPVRAVPQPVAAPIPAPMPVPTPTSAPVPTVPSAARGFSENSYNMEFEAKSGRDGAWYDVAVFLAHRYLETGDPEVQVRFAGFGPDEDEWVNIRKHVRQRSLPCEASECVAVLPGDLILCFQEGKDQALYFDAHVLDAQRRRHDVRGCRCRFLVKYDHDQSEEIVPLRKVCRRPETDYRLQQLHAMNDSATADLHKGAKIAIPEPKSAETVVTVNLGNNYTPGDSSVKIGTAPGFVSGENMQAV, encoded by the exons ATGGGTCGTCCTCCAAGTAATGGCGGGCCTGCGTTTCGCTTCATGGCCACAGAG GTCGCGGAGATGGAAAGCATTTTGCAAGAGCACCATAACAGTGTACCAGTCCGGGAGGTTCTTGTGTCACTTGCAGAGAAGTTCAG TGAATCAGCGGAAAGAAAAGGCAAGATTGTAGTACAAATGAAGCAA GTTTGGAATTGGTTTCAAAATCGGCGTTATGCAATTAGGGCAAAATCAAGCAGGGCTCCTCTGAAATTAAATGTAACACCTATGTCTCGAGATGATTCTGTTCCTGTGAGAGCTGTTCCTCAACCTGTAGCAGCTCCTATACCTGCTCCAATGCCTGTACCTACGCCTACGTCTGCCCCTGTTCCTACAG TTCCATCTGCTGCAAGGGGGTTTTCAGAAAATTCTTATAATATGGAGTTTGAGGCTAAATCTGGAAGGGATGGTGCATG GTACGATGTTGCTGTGTTTCTAGCCCATAGATACTTGGAGACGGGTGATCCA GAAGTACAGGTTCGATTTGCTGGCTTTGGGCCTGATGAAGATGAGTGGGTAAATATTCGCAAGCATGTCAGGCAGCGTTCTCTTCCATGTGAAGCATCAGAATGTGTGGCAGTTCTTCCTGGAGATCTCATACTCTGTTTTCAG GAAGGAAAAGACCAGGCTCTTTACTTTGATGCCCATGTACTTGATGCTCAAAGACGGAGGCATGATGTAAGAGGTTGTCGTTGCAGGTTTCTTGTGAAATATGATCATGATCAGTCTGAG GAAATTGTACCGCTAAGAAAGGTTTGTCGCCGGCCTGAAACTGATTACAGGCTACAACAACTTCATGCTATGAATGACTCAGCAACCGCTGACCTGCACAAAG GTGCCAAAATTGCGATTCCAGAACCCAAAAGTGCCGAAACTGTTGTGACCGTCAATCTGGGAAACAACTACACTCCTGGTGATTCTAGTGTGAAGATTGGAACTGCTCCTGGTTTCGTATCTGGTGAAAACATGCAGGCAGTATAA
- the LOC119988230 gene encoding protein SAWADEE HOMEODOMAIN HOMOLOG 2-like isoform X1, producing MGRPPSNGGPAFRFMATEVAEMESILQEHHNSVPVREVLVSLAEKFSESAERKGKIVVQMKQVWNWFQNRRYAIRAKSSRAPLKLNVTPMSRDDSVPVRAVPQPVAAPIPAPMPVPTPTSAPVPTVPSAARGFSENSYNMEFEAKSGRDGAWYDVAVFLAHRYLETGDPEVQVRFAGFGPDEDEWVNIRKHVRQRSLPCEASECVAVLPGDLILCFQEGKDQALYFDAHVLDAQRRRHDVRGCRCRFLVKYDHDQSEEIVPLRKVCRRPETDYRLQQLHAMNDSATADLHKGNVDPSAASAPRDFGSSAEMFPNPYVADQSTTTPSQQTSVVSAGAKIAIPEPKSAETVVTVNLGNNYTPGDSSVKIGTAPGFVSGENMQAV from the exons ATGGGTCGTCCTCCAAGTAATGGCGGGCCTGCGTTTCGCTTCATGGCCACAGAG GTCGCGGAGATGGAAAGCATTTTGCAAGAGCACCATAACAGTGTACCAGTCCGGGAGGTTCTTGTGTCACTTGCAGAGAAGTTCAG TGAATCAGCGGAAAGAAAAGGCAAGATTGTAGTACAAATGAAGCAA GTTTGGAATTGGTTTCAAAATCGGCGTTATGCAATTAGGGCAAAATCAAGCAGGGCTCCTCTGAAATTAAATGTAACACCTATGTCTCGAGATGATTCTGTTCCTGTGAGAGCTGTTCCTCAACCTGTAGCAGCTCCTATACCTGCTCCAATGCCTGTACCTACGCCTACGTCTGCCCCTGTTCCTACAG TTCCATCTGCTGCAAGGGGGTTTTCAGAAAATTCTTATAATATGGAGTTTGAGGCTAAATCTGGAAGGGATGGTGCATG GTACGATGTTGCTGTGTTTCTAGCCCATAGATACTTGGAGACGGGTGATCCA GAAGTACAGGTTCGATTTGCTGGCTTTGGGCCTGATGAAGATGAGTGGGTAAATATTCGCAAGCATGTCAGGCAGCGTTCTCTTCCATGTGAAGCATCAGAATGTGTGGCAGTTCTTCCTGGAGATCTCATACTCTGTTTTCAG GAAGGAAAAGACCAGGCTCTTTACTTTGATGCCCATGTACTTGATGCTCAAAGACGGAGGCATGATGTAAGAGGTTGTCGTTGCAGGTTTCTTGTGAAATATGATCATGATCAGTCTGAG GAAATTGTACCGCTAAGAAAGGTTTGTCGCCGGCCTGAAACTGATTACAGGCTACAACAACTTCATGCTATGAATGACTCAGCAACCGCTGACCTGCACAAAGGTAACGTGGATCCCTCTGCGGCCAGTGCCCCTAGGGATTTTGGTTCATCTGCTGAAATGTTTCCAAATCCATACGTAGCAGATCAATCCACGACCACACCATCTCAACAGACCTCAGTTGTCTCTGCAGGTGCCAAAATTGCGATTCCAGAACCCAAAAGTGCCGAAACTGTTGTGACCGTCAATCTGGGAAACAACTACACTCCTGGTGATTCTAGTGTGAAGATTGGAACTGCTCCTGGTTTCGTATCTGGTGAAAACATGCAGGCAGTATAA
- the LOC119990142 gene encoding homogentisate 1,2-dioxygenase, with protein sequence MEKEQHRSINTTNGSLDDLKYQSGFGNSFSSEALPGALPQGQNSPLVCPYGLYAEQISGTSFTSPRKLNERSWLYRIKPSVTHEPFKPRVPVRGKLVSEFDKSNSSTTPTQLRWKPVTVPDSPTDFIDGLYTVCGTGSSFLRHGYAIHMYTANKSMDNCAFCNADGDFLIVPQQGRLWITTECGKLQVSPGEIAILPQGFRFAIDLPDGPSRGYVAEIFGTHFQLPDLGPIGANGLAAPRDFLVPIAWFEEDYKPGYTIVQKFGGELFTARQDFSPFNVVAWHGNYVPYKYDLSKFCPYNTVLVDHSDPSINTVLTAPTDKPGVALLDFVIFPPRWLVAEHTFRPPYYHRNCMSEFMGLIYGGYEAKSDGFLPGGASLHSCMTPHGPDTKTYEATIARGNEAGPHKITDTMAFMFESCLMPRVCPWALESPFMDPDYYKCWIGLRSHFSYEGMNAKSNDLKNEHDGSADRATVVELISKTML encoded by the exons ATGGAGAAGGAACAACATCGATCGATCAACACCACCAACGGCAGCCTTGATGATCTGAAGTATCAATCGGGATTCGGTAACAGTTTCTCATCGGAGGCGCTTCCCGGAGCTCTGCCACAAGGACAGAACAGTCCTCTGGTTTGCCCCTATGGACTCTACGCGGAGCAGATCTCCGGAACCTCCTTCACCTCACCTCGCAAGCTCAACGAACGCAG TTGGTTGTATCGGATTAAGCCATCAGTAACGCATGAACCGTTTAAGCCCCGAGTGCCGGTTCGTGGGAAGCTTGTGAGCGAATTTGACAAGTCCAACAGTTCTACTACTCCAACACAGCTGCGATGGAAGCCTGTAACTGTGCCTGATTCACCAACGGATTTCATTGACGGTCTGTACACTGTATGCGGTACTGGCAGCTCTTTTCTGCGGCATGGATATGCTATCCACAT GTACACTGCTAATAAATCAATGGACAACTGTGCCTTCTGCAATGCAGATGGAGACTTCTTGATTGTCCCCCAACAAGGAA GGCTTTGGATCACTACTGAATGTGGAAAATTGCAAGTGTCTCCTGGTGAAATTGCCATCTTGCCTCAAGGATTTCGTTTTGCTATAGATTTGCCAGATGGCCCATCACGTGGTTATGTCGCTGAGATTTTTGGCACTCATTTTCAACTTCCTGATCTTGGCCCAATAG GTGCTAATGGTCTTGCTGCTCCAAGGGATTTTCTTGTTCCAATAGCCTGGTTTGAAGAAGATTACAAGCCAGGTTATACTATAGTACAAAAGTTTGGTGGAGAACTTTTTACCGCGAGACAAGATTTTTCACCTTTCAATGTAGTTGCTTGGCATGGTAATTATGTTCCATATAAG TATGATCTCAGCAAGTTCTGCCCTTATAATACTGTTCTAGTTGATCACAGTGATCCATCGATTAATACAG TTCTGACGGCACCAACTGATAAACCCGGTGTAGCACTGCTTGATTTTGTCATTTTCCCTCCCCGATGGTTGGTTGCTGAGCATACTTTTCGACCTCCTTATTACCATCGCAACTGTATGAGTGAATTTATGGGTCTGATATATGGTGGATACGAG GCAAAATCTGACGGGTTTCTCCCAGGTGGTGCAAGCCTTCATAGCTGCATGACTCCCCATGGTCCTGATACAAAGACATATGAG GCTACAATTGCGCGTGGAAATGAGGCAGGGCCACATAAGATCACAGATACTATGGCTTTCATGTTCGAGTCATGTTTGATGCCGAGAGTCTGTCCTTGGGCTCTTGAGTCTCCGTTCATGGATCCTGATTATTATAAATGTTGGATTGGACTGAGATCCCATTTTTCATATGAAGGAATGAATGCTAAAAGCAATGATTTGAAGAATGAACATGATGGGAGTGCGGACAGAGCCACTGTTGTTGAGTTGATCTCCAAGACCATGCTCTAA
- the LOC119987628 gene encoding agamous-like MADS-box protein AGL21, which produces MGRGKLSMELIKKEKTRMVTYQKRKKGLMKKAYEFSTLCNVDACVIVLGPKLNDAASPEVETWPKNSDQVRAIIKKYRSSEIPNIRRKKTQHLSDFFAVRKIKVEKEIEALRKENMEAMFTRWDARLEHWSPEKLRVLGAEFEAKLAAANERYLVFKIEEDLANQQHQMNLVKQQLQKAMELDALQKQQQQQQNISYVKPLFNMSIPAFYNPIDQAALLRLPFGFPNNHNNSTMMMMPTKGEDIPHFHGNTSTGFIPFTPLTASSAYYDPTIENMMFNNPRPLSVSDYCPAPHPMQFYGQNLMSVPNAACPQMQAPQFSDFHILNEHGMDNRRNNF; this is translated from the coding sequence ATGGGTCGCGGAAAATTAAGCATGGAATTGATAAAGAAGGAGAAGACTCGCATGGTAACCTACCAGAAGCGCAAGAAGGGGTTAATGAAGAAGGCTTACGAGTTCTCTACTCTTTGTAATGTCGATGCTTGCGTGATAGTCTTAGGACCAAAGCTCAACGACGCTGCTTCTCCAGAGGTGGAAACATGGCCTAAGAATTCCGATCAAGTTCGTGCCATCATCAAGAAATACAGGTCGTCTGAGATTCCTAATATCCGCAGGAAGAAGACTCAGCATCTCTCTGATTTCTTCGCTGTTCGCAAGATTAAAGTCGAGAAAGAGATTGAAGCATTGCGCAAGGAAAACATGGAAGCTATGTTTACGAGATGGGATGCTCGTCTTGAGCATTGGTCACCGGAGAAGCTTAGGGTTCTCGGAGCTGAATTCGAGGCTAAACTTGCAGCTGCAAATGAGAGATATTTGGTGTTTAAGATTGAAGAAGATTTGGCTAATCAACAGCATCAAATGAACCTTGTGAAGCAGCAACTTCAGAAGGCTATGGAACTAGATGCTCTGCaaaaacagcagcagcagcagcagaataTCTCTTATGTGAAGCCACTGTTTAATATGTCAATTCCTGCATTTTACAACCCAATTGATCAGGCAGCTCTCCTCAGGCTACCGTTCGGGTTTCCGAACAATCACAACAACTCTACTATGATGATGATGCCTACGAAAGGCGAAGATATACCGCATTTTCATGGCAATACATCAACTGGTTTCATCCCATTTACACCCTTAACTGCCTCCTCTGCATATTATGATCCAACAATTGAGAATATGATGTTCAACAACCCTAGGCCTCTGTCGGTTAGCGATTACTGTCCAGCTCCACATCCGATGCAATTCTACGGCCAGAATTTGATGTCAGTTCCGAACGCTGCTTGTCCTCAGATGCAAGCCCCTCAGTTCTCTGATTTCCACATCTTAAATGAGCATGGGATGGATAACAGGAGGAATAATTTTTAG
- the LOC119990089 gene encoding basic leucine zipper 61-like, whose protein sequence is MARLPPKIPPITQNLPHQKTFNSTTAAAMSSHPSWVDEFLDFSSARRGAHRRSASDSIAFFEVDEEEETHHHNINNSNTSTINLEAAFDRLNDEQLLSMFSDDVPPATLSSPSPISSTPSDQNSNNENKPMSLDQQREQQQPKPEPGEVESSCNIESQQAPAVNTADPKRVKRILANRQSAQRSRVRKLQYISELERSVTALQSEVSALSPRVAFLDHQRLILNVDNSALKQRIAALAQDKIFKDAHQEALKKEIERLRQVYHHQQQNLNDKINNNGSPPPYSDNMGCTDKDHQILITSQLR, encoded by the exons atggCTCGACTGCCACCCAAAATACCTCCCATCACCCAAAATTTGCCTCACCAAAAAACCTTCAATTCCACCACCGCCGCCGCCATGTCCTCCCACCCTTCATGGGTGGACGAATTCCTAGACTTCTCCTCCGCGAGGCGCGGGGCCCACCGCCGCTCGGCCAGCGACTCAATTGCCTTCTTTGAGgtggatgaagaagaagaaactcaCCACCACAACATCAATAATTCCAACACCAGTACCATCAATCTTGAAGCCGCCTTCGACCGCCTCAACGACGAGCAATTGTTGTCTATGTTCTCCGATGACGTGCCACCGGCTACATTGTCCTCCCCGTCGCCTATTTCGTCCACACCGTCGGATCAAAATAGCAACAATGAGAACAAACCAATGTCGTTAGATCAACAACGTGAACAACAGCAGCCTAAGCCTGAGCCAGGAGAGGTGGAGAGCTCATGCAATATTGAATCACAGCAGGCACCTGCGGTCAACACTGCTGATCCTAAAAGGGTTAAAAG AATTTTAGCAAACCGGCAATCTGCACAGAGATCTAGAGTAAGGAAGCTACAATACATTTCAGAGCTTGAACGCAGTGTAACAGCATTACAG AGTGAAGTATCTGCATTGTCTCCAAGAGTAGCATTCTTGGATCATCAAAGGTTGATTCTTAATGTTGATAATAGTGCTTTGAAGCAACGGATTGCTGCCTTGGCTCAAGACAAGATTTTCAAAGATG CTCATCAAGAGGCATTGAAGAAGGAAATAGAGAGACTAAGACAAGTGTATCATCACCAACAACAAAACCTCAATGACAAGATTAACAACAATGGATCACCACCACCATATTCAGACAACATGGGTTGTACGGACAAGGATCATCAAATACTCATCACTTCTCAACTCAgataa